The sequence ATTTGTTGATATCTATGTTAAAGATGTCCTGAATTCTAGAGAAAAGCTGAGACAAAACATATGTAAATGTTTTCAACCTCTTCTTCTGCGCTTGTCACATGAGGAATTCCAAACTGTCATCCTTCCAGCAGCACTTAAAATGTTGAAACGCAACCCCGAAATTGTCCTGGAATCAGTTGGACTTCTAATAGCAAGTGTAAACATTGACTTAAGTAAGTATGCCATGGAACTGCTGCCAGTTATCTTACCACAAGCGCGGCATATGGATGAAGACAGGCGTCTTGGAGCTTTATCAATGGTTAGGTGCTTAAGTGAAAAATCAAGTAATCCTGATACTATAGAAGCAATGTTCGCGTCCGTTAAAGCTGTAATTGGAGGTAGGTCTTTATGCCTTGTTATTCATTGAATTCCTCATACCTGTATGTCCGATTTCTTCTTAATTTATAGATAGCGAATAGGCATGCTGACTATTATCCTAACTGATATTATATGATTAAATGCGGGATTCTGTCTTGAAGGTTCTGAAGGAAGACTTCAATCTCCACATCAAAGAATTGGGATGCTGTCTGCAGTGCAAGAACTGGCAACTGCTCCTGAAGGAAAGTATATTGGTTCTTTGTCTAGGACAGTATGCAGCTTTCTCATAGCCTGCTACAAGGACGAAGGTAACTTTTGGATGATTCATATCCCTTTTAAGTGAACAAAACTTTTCCGGATTTAGTTTAACTCTCTACCTTTATTGTCGCCTTCTAACTGATTACTTATTATTATCTGTAGGAAATGAAGACGTAAAACTTTCAATTTTGTCGGCCTTAGCTTCCTGGGTGTCTCGATCTTCTGATGCAGTCCAACCAAACTTTGTTTCTTTCATCGCCGCCGGTCTTAAGGAGAAAGAAGCTCTAAGGCGAGGGCATCTCCGCTGTCTACGGATCATATGCAGAAACCCTGATACAATATCTCAGGTCTCCTTGCAAGCATCTTTTCTGACTTTTATAATCTCAACCCTCTCTTTGACTAAATACGCTATTTACTATATACTACAGATATCAGACTTGCTGTCCCCTTTAATTCAACTTGTAAAAACCGGTTTTACAAAGGCTGTACAACGTCTGGATGGAATGTATGCTCTGCTGATCGTTTCCAAGATTGCTGCTTGTGACATCAAAGCAGGTTTAAACCAGGAGCTTACGTGTCACTTTGCTCTTATTCAGTAGAATCTGAAGGTCCAGTGTCACTTTCTGCTTAATCGTTTTATTTTCCTCGTGTTATCTCCAGAGGATACGATGGTGAAGGAGAAGTTATGGACTTTGATATCCCAACATGAGCCCTCGCTTGTGCAAATTAACATGGTAATATTTTCTGTATATATTTACTTCTGGTACTTATTCTGTGATCTGCTCTTGCCATGGCAAGGTACTCACTTTTACTTTGCTTTTTTCTTCGTTTTGTATGTAACAACTAAAAGGCCTCAAAACTATCAAGTGATGACTGTGTTTTATGTGTCGAGCTTCTTGAGGTGCTACTCGTGGAACATTCCTCCAGGTAAATGTGCTGCCTAATGCTGGAGATTCGTTGTTTGCCTGTTTGTATAAGTCTTAACCATTTCTCCTGCTTAATTTTAGGGTCTTGGAAGCATTTTCAGTGAAACCACTGTCACAGGTAAACTAAgcgagatcatgtttggtaacCTTTTCTTCTTGTTCTGGACCTAAGGTGTCATTTTCTATGCAGTTGCTTTTATTTCTACTCTGCCATTCAAGCTGGAATGTCCGTAGATCAGCTTACAATTCTGTTACCAAGATCTTTCACACAACTTCACAGTTTGCCACTACCCTTTTAGATGAATTCTCGGGTTTCCTTTCACTTACTCAGGAAAAAATCGTTTCTTCTAGAACCAGGTACAACTCATTTCACATTTTTAATGGTTGTGACCAAAATGCCAATATCGACTCATTCATTCTAGGTACTAACTTGGCACGTCTGTAGTGACAGAGATAATTCCGTGGATCAACAAGCTCCCCTCGTCCCTTCTGTAGAGGTGTTAGTGAAGGCTTTGATTGTTATTTCATCGGCTGCAGTTGCTGGACCTCCCAGCTCATGGATTGATCGTGCCATATTTTGCTCACATCATCCAATCATAGTTGGTACTGGAAAAAGAGATGCTGTTTGGAAGGTAATTTTGACATtactaattttgttttgttaatactTAATCATGTTTCTTTTATTTGCACTATTTAATAGTGATTTCACCTTTGGATATACACAGAGATTGCAAAAGTGTCTCAAGACTTGTGGTCTTGATGTTGCTACTTTTTTGTCTACCAATGGACAAAGTGTTTGCAAGGTGATCTCACGACTGTCAGTGACTTCTACGTCACCAAGATTTGTGGTTTTCGTTTGTTGCTTATCATTATTAATCGACTAttgattttaataaatgtttCAGCGTCTGCTTGGACCAATGGGACTAGTGAGTCCCAGAACTTCTGAGCAGCAAGCGGCAGTATATGCCTTGTCCACAATGATGTCTCTGGCCCCAGAGGACACATTTACAGTGTTTAAGATGGTATTGCATTtaatcaaatttgttttctaatgaaCGAATTTCTAAAGTTTAGTTTGTTTgctgatattttttatttatctttctaGCATATGCAAGAACTTCCAGATCGGCTATCTCATGATATGCTTTCGATGACTGACATTAAGGTACGTCTTTTCATTTTTGCTGTATGTCTTAATATAGTACATTATGGAGTTAGCACTTCTTTCCTCTCTTCGTAGACACTTGCCGAGTTCTAAAGTCTAACTGTAATATTTCATACAGAGTGCGATGGCTACTATACTTTTCAGCTGCAACTTTTGAGTAGttattacttatatttttatgcttttattCAGATCTTCCAGACCCCTGAGGGAATGCTTTCAAGTGAGCAAGGTGTTTATGTTGCTGAAACGATTGGTGCCAAGCACACAAAGCCGGAGACGGTACTTACATTCGTTTACTCTATGTTATGTGTTTTATACTTCATACGTCGTTCTACTTTTAGCATATTGTATCTAGTAATATCTCCTTCTTGTTACTTGTTGTAGATTTCTAATCATTCTCTGAAGAAAGGGTTGGCTAGTAGGGATGCTGCAAATTCGGGTAGAAGGGACAGTACGAAGTTGACAAAGAAAGCTGGTACACATATAGTTGAAACATTCTATTCAGTATTAGCCCCTCAGCATATATTCTTAAGTGAAATAATATTTGCAGACAAAGGAAAAACGCCAAAGGAAGAGGCACGTGAACTGATGCTCAAAGAGGAAGCCTCCATACGGGAAAAGGTTCACATGATACAAAAAAATCTTTCGCTGGTTCTTCATGCTCTTGGGGAGATGTGTCTTGCTAATCCTGTGTTTTGTCACAGTCAGTTACCGTCTTTGGTATGTAAAAGCTTCGGTGCTTAGTTCCATAAGAGTTGTAGTACATATCTTAGTGCCACAAAACGAAGAAACAGTTTTGGAAACAGTTAAATTTCATTCCTCTGCTACTGCCACTTCCATAATTTTAAGATTAAGCTCTTAAACTTTTCTTTCCCAGGCCAGGTTTTTGGATCCTTTGCTGCGATCCCATATTGTAGGTGATGCAGCCTTTGAGAACATGGTGAAGCTGGCAAGGTGTACAGTTCAGCCACTGTGTAATTGGGCTCTAGAAATTGCAACTGCTCTGCGTTTGATCGCTATTGATGAAGTTGATGCTTCATCTGATTTTCGACCATCAGTTGACAAGGCTGGGAAAACATATGAGGGTCTTTTTGAGAGGATTGTAAACGGGTTGTCCGTATCTTGTAAATCAAGCCCACTTCCTGTAGATTCCTTCACGTTCATCTTCCCGGTTTGTTTCTTATCATTTCTGTTGACATTATATATTAACTTGTATTTCTTGTCACTGAATGAGCTCGGCTTTTTGTCTTGTCAGATACTGGAGCGAATTTTACTGTCATCAAAGCGGACAACACTTCACGATGATGTGCTTCGCATTCTGTACATGCATCTAGATCCAATGCTGCCACTTCCAAGACTCCGGATGATATCAGTTTAGTGACTTGAGCCCTATCTGTTTTTACACTGTTATAGCttttattgaatatttaattgttcTCATATCTTTTCATGTCTGATCAATATTTTCAGGTTCTATATCATGTGCTAGGTGTTGTTCCTGCGTATCAAGCATCAATTGGGCCTGCACTGAATGAATTATGTCTTGGATTGCAAGCAGATGATGTCGCAaatgtatttattttcctgtGTTACATAGTGTTATATTTCTGGTTCTGTAGAGTTATAACTTATATTTCATTTCATGTTTACAGGCGCTCTATGGAGTATATTCAAAAGATGTTCATGTCAGAATGGCCTGCTTAAACGCAGTAAAGTGCATTCCAGCTGTTTCCAAATACTCCCTTCCCCAAAATGTTGATATAGCCACAAACATATGGATAGCTGTACATGATCCTGAAAAGGTTAACCATTCATAATTTGATATAATATCTAGTTATGTTTGCTGTTGGTTATTACTAAGTTCGTTTTCTATTGTACGTATATCTATATGAATGTTTGTTTGTGTCTTAACAACTAAGCTGATGTTCTTGGCTGGAGCTAACAAAATTCTTAGCCTCAGATGATTGTGTCGTTGCACAATCTGATACTCTGTGATCTTAATGCTTGCAGTCAGTGGCTGAAACAGCAGATGATATTTGGGCCCGTTATGGTTATGACTTGGGCACCGATTATTCAGGCATCTTTAAGGCACTTTCTCATATAAATCTAAATGTCCGATTAGCTGCAGCAGAAGCATTGGCTGCCGCACTGCATGAAAGTCCGACGTCAATCCAGGTTACAACATTTCTTGAATCATTACTTCTTGTGACAATAAGAaaggtttttaaaaattaattatttttgcaGCTATCACTTTCTACTTTATTTTCCCTGTACATTCGTGATGCTACTACGTCTGGTGAGGATGTCATCCATGCTGGTTGGATAGGCAGGCAAGGAATTGCCTTGGCACTGCAATCCGCTGCCGATGTCTTGACAACAAAGGACCTTCCTGCTGTTATGACCTTTTTGATATCCCGGGCTCTGGTATTTTCTTCTCACCCTGTCAGATAAATGCTTCTGAATTGAAATAACTCACTACTTACGTTGTTTTTGAAACTATAGCTAGCTTTTGACGTCTATTCAAAGCGTTATATgaactttgtatttttttcccAAAATCCAGGCTGATCCCAACCCCGATGTTCGTGGAAGGATGATCAATGCTGGTATTATGATTATTGATAAGCATGGCAAAGAAAACGTTTCATTGTTGTTCCCCATCTTTGAGAATTATTTAAATAAGAAGGTCTGGTCTACAAGAAAACGTTTCATTGTTTGTTTCATGATGATTACAAATAGCTTCTGAGCTTCATCTAATCTCTTATCATGCAGGCATCAGATGAAGAGGCGTATGATCTGGTTCGTGAGGGTGTTGTTATATTCACTGGAGCATTAGCAAAGCACTTAGCAAAAGTGATAACTCTACCGTTTGTGTAATTCTTGTTATAACGCACATGATTTTCTTCTCTATCTTATATGCTCACTAATGATTACAGGATGATCCTAAAGTCCTTACTGTCGTGGAAAAGCTGTTGGAGGTGTTAGATACACCTTCAGAATCTGTTCAGCGTGCAGTCTCAACATGCCTTTCTCCACTTGTGCAATCAAAGAAAGTATGTTTTTGCGATTACGTTGTTTCTTATTAGTTGGCTTGAAGAAATTTTATGGCCTGTCATCGTGTATCTCTCATTTTTTGTTAGGAGGATTCCCCTGCCCTTTTTTCGAGGCTCTTGGATAAGCTAATGAAGAGTGATAAATATGGTGAGCGAAGAGGAGCGGCTTTTGGTCTTGCGGGAGTGGTTATGGGCTTTGGAATTTCTAGCTTGAAGCAATATGGTCTTGTAGTCACTTTGCAAGAAGCTCTTATCGACAGGTGCTTCTCTGTCTGCATCCTATTTGCAtccttttttatttcatatttatagatggtattttaaattttttgtttatgtgCTTCTTTTGTCGTTCATTTTGGCTTGTGAATCTATTcacttttttcttattttgctTTGGTCTTTTAGCTGTCAGAGTCAAAAGTCCCTTCTCATGAATTAGCATGAACCATTGTAGTGGGTTATTTAACTGtgcttttttgtttttgtttaatcCTGTATTTTTGTTCCATATGTAGTTatcatatattttgtataatatcCTGCTACTTTTTATGTAGGTCAATATTCCACCGCAGTGGCGTATTTAACTGCTGTCGTTTTTCTTGCAgtgctatatatttttttatcatatgtAGGGATAATATGCAAACCTTTCTTCACATCCGCTAAGCCCTTTGTGTTTTGGCTGCAGAAATCTTGCAAAACGGCGTGAAGGAGCGCTACTTGCATTTGAATGTCTCTGCGAGAAGCTTGGAAAATTATTTGAACCGTAAGTGAAATCTCTAGTGATCAACATGTTAAAAGCTAATGTTGCAAGTTGCAACTTGCTAATAATCTCATATTTGATTCTTTTGATTAAGGTATGTGATCAAGATGTTACCCTTGCTTCTGGTGTCGTTCTCTGACCAAGTTGGGGCTGTTCGTGAAGCAGCAGAATGTGCAGCTCGAGCTATGATGTCTCATCTATCCGCATATGGTGTGAAACTTGTCCTTCCTTCTCTACTCAAGGTGATAGTTTATACTATTCTAAAGATCTTTAAGTTTAGTTTCTATAACTAAGGTTTTGTGCATTGACATGTGCTCTGCTTATGATCGTCGTTTTTATTGTATAAAGTATGTGATAGTGCTATTTTCTTTTTCGTTTATATGCTTTTGGTGGAATTAAATAGATGGAAAATTTTTACTGATGCTTGTATGATTGCATTTTGATTATCACTCCCTTTTCTTATAGTTCTATTCTGTTTTAGTGTTGCACCTAAGTAATAAGGTTTGGTTAGTAAAGCTGCTATTACTCGTTGCTTTTATTCTTTGGTCTTGCATGAAGTGTACGTTTCTGCTTATTTCGTTGTTTTTGATAGGGTCTTGAAGATAAAGCATGGAGAACAAAGCAAAGCAGTGTACAGCTCCTCGGAGCTATGGCATTTTGTAATCCTCAGCAACTGTCTCAATGCCTTCCTGGGGTTGTGCCAAAACTTACAGAGGTGTGTAATGCATGTAGTTTTCAGTTGCTTCTTAATTGATACCCTTACTTTTGGTTTCCCCTGACCAATTTGGGGCTTTTCGTTATGCATATAGATTTCATCCTGGGATAGAATTTCGTTCCGTAGGTTATTTGATATTATCTGATTCCATGACGTAAAACTATACAGGTTTTGACGGATACACATCCAAAAGTTCAGTCAGCTGGGCAGCTGGCACTTCAGCAGGTTGGACTGATATAACAGAACATATTCCATATTTCGTAGACTTTACTGACTTGAGTCTTCTCAACAATTATTCTTAGGTTGGAAGTGTCATAAAGAACCCAGAGATATCCTCTCTTGTCCCCACTCTTCTATTGGCCTTAACAGATCCGAATGAGTACACACGACATTCTCTCGACATCCTTCTTCAAGTAAGGATTCTATATTTCTCTTGTGGTTGTATTTCTCTTCTTTTGCTTTTTTCTTCTCACTTTCTCTTCTCTTGTTCCAGACAACATTCGTAAATTCTGTTGATGCCCCTTCACTTGCACTATTGGTACCAATAGTCCATAGAGGATTAAGAGAAAGGAGTTCTGAAACGAAAAAGAAAGCTTCCCAAATTGTAGGTAATATGTGTTCTTTGGTGACAGAGCCAAAGGATATGATTCCTTACATAGGATTGCTGCTTCCCGAGGTTAAAAAGGTAATTTTCCGTTCTTAACAAAATAATGAGTTCTCTCTTACATACGTTTTTATATTCGTTTGAACACTGGAGTTGTCAGGTTCTTGTGGATCCAATTCCCGAGGTACGTTCTGTGGCAGCAAGGGCTGTAGGGTCACTTATCAGAGGAATGGGAGAGGACAATTTCCCAGATCTTGTTCCATGGCTATTCGAGACTCTAAAATCTGATACAAGCAATGTTGAAAGATCTGGAGCTGCTCAGGGCTTAAGTGAGGTATGTAGagtaaaatgtatttttgcTTGCTTTGTTTCCTTACGTCAAAACACCTAGTTTGATGTCGTGTAAATTCACTACATTATCTGTTAGCTTTAGCACTTTTCCAGTACATGAGAATTAGAATTTTATTATTCAATTTTATGGAGACGTCTCTGTATATATTTATGCTCGTCTTCGATCAATATGGTACCAACGTATAATGTTGTTATTAAGTACATCCGAAACTGATATGGTGTATAGCATCTTTGGAAATAGATCAGATTGCAAAATCGGTGATCTCAGCTTCTGCTAACAATTGTTTCTGACTAATTATAGCTGCATATGttatcatttattttctttatgtttCTCTTCAGGTTTTAGCAGCTCTTGGGACAGAGTACTTTGAGAATGTACTTCCTGATCTCATTCGTCATTGTTCTCATCAAAAAGCATCAGTCCGGGATGGTTACCTTACGCTTTTCAAGGTGAAGTCTGTCACAGATATTCCTCAAACTTCACTCTCGTAAGATTTTTCTAAAAGCTTTCGCTTGTTAATTGCAGTTCTTACCAAGGTCCTTGGGTGCTCAATTCCAAAACTACTTGCAGCTTGTGTTACCAGCCATTCTGGATGGTGAACCTATCACTTTTAGCAGACTTTTAACTTCTAGACTAGGGTTTGACTTATGAAAACTGATGGTGCCCTAATACTTTAGGTCTTGCCGATGAGAATGAATCTGTTCGTGATGCAGCCCTGGGGGCTGGCCATGTACTGGTGGAGCACCATGCAATAACGTACGAATTTTCACCATCTGTTTCTTTTTTATCTCTTGGTTGCATGGTTAACTAGATTATGTAATGTTGACTTACCATGATCCTTGATTGATTATATTTCTACTCATTTGATTAGTTCCTTTAATTTTGTTACTCTATTTTTCCTCTTGGACCAATTGGAAATTATAAACTGGAGTAGCCCATGAAAGATTCAGTtgataaattctattttaattgaTTGTTGGTATTTAGAGAAGCTTCTTTTATTATTCAACATCTCAGGTCTGAATTTGCATAATTTGTTATACAGGTCtctgcctcttcttcttccagcTGTGGAGGATGGTATTTTTAATGACAATTGGCGAATCCGTCAAAGTTCCGTTGAACTGCTTGGGGATCTATTGTTCAAGGTTAATATATTTTCTCTTGTGTTTTCCTTGTTGTTTAATACCCACCCACAACCTGTAGCCCAATACTTACTTGGTAACCGTTGTTATCCTCATAGCCTGTTATAGATGTTGCAGTGCCTTGTTTTCTGTGTGTAATGTACAAGTTCAAAGAGTGTGAAATAATTTACAATTATCGTGTGAAATAATTTACAATTATCTTCAGCAGTACTGATATTTGGAGCTTTGATACTAGGTTGCTGGTACTTCGGGTAAAGCTCTGCTGGAGGGTGGAAGTGATGATGAAGGTGCAAGTACTGAAGCGCAGGGTCGAGCAATTATTGATATTTTAGGAATGGACAAGCGCAATGAAGTTCTTGCTGCCTTATATATGGTCCGGACTGATGTTAGTTTGTCTGTTCGTCAGGTAATGTTATTACATGTTCATCTACGTGTTTTGTTTAAATGTATGTACTTCACTTGTgagatgaaaaataaaatgtctGCTTTTTCCAGGCTGCACTACATGTATGGAAAACCATCGTCGCAAATACACCAAAAACATTGAAGGAAATAATGCCAATCTTGATGAGTACATTAATATCGTCTTTAGCATCACCATCCTCTGAGAGGCGGCAGGTTTGGATCctacttttttttctctctctttccctgTATTTTTAACCTGTGGTTGTCTAAGTCTATTATACTGTGTAGGTAGCAGGAAGATCACTTGGAGAGCTTGTCAGGAAGCTTGGTGAAAGGGTGCTTCCTCTTATCATTCCAATCTTAGCCAAAGGGCTGAAAGATCCGGATGTTGACAAACGACAAGTAAGCCTAATGCCGAACCAATAAACTTTTtgtgctttttttttctcaatgaactattttagatattatagTGATGTTGCTAACCATGAAgtgatgttttttatttttatcatagTAGAGCTGACATCGTTGCTATGTCTAGTCACtgacatttatttatttaatctctTAAATTAGGTATTAGGTACTACTGGTTTATTTATGTTCAATGAATTTGAGACCTGATTCATGATTTTATGTCCATGCGATGTTTAAATGTTTTAAGATTGACTAACTGATGTTAAGCATATGCAGACATATCAGGCACATGTCATTCATCTCTTAACACGTTGGCTTGATATTGTAATACATGATTGACAGGGAGTATGCATTGGCCTGAATGAAGTAATGGCAAGTGCTGGGAGGAGTCAGTTGCTGAGTTTCATGGATCAGCTCATCCCCACAATTCGGACAGCACTTTGTGATAGGTTTGTTTTATTCTTCCTAAAGCACACCTAGAAAGAGTGGTTTGATGAATTGAATGAATGCATCAGCTTCTTATTCAGTATGTTTCTTTATTCTATT comes from Brassica rapa cultivar Chiifu-401-42 chromosome A02, CAAS_Brap_v3.01, whole genome shotgun sequence and encodes:
- the LOC103853292 gene encoding protein ILITYHIA, whose protein sequence is MATPLECLLSIAGSVSTSSTLVRVRIFRHEIPQFLHNFDMSSDIATVLVDIIFQTLAIYDDRGSRKAVDDLIVKGLENVTFMKAFAALLVQVMEKELKSCFGIVCYRLLAWSCLLLGKSQFATVSRNGFVRVASAQASLLGVVMESSFRMRRACKRFMFHLFSQSQSVYNAYIDELKNSRIPYKDTPELLGLLIEFTCPSPALFEQSKAIFVDIYVKDVLNSREKLRQNICKCFQPLLLRLSHEEFQTVILPAALKMLKRNPEIVLESVGLLIASVNIDLSKYAMELLPVILPQARHMDEDRRLGALSMVRCLSEKSSNPDTIEAMFASVKAVIGGSEGRLQSPHQRIGMLSAVQELATAPEGKYIGSLSRTVCSFLIACYKDEGNEDVKLSILSALASWVSRSSDAVQPNFVSFIAAGLKEKEALRRGHLRCLRIICRNPDTISQISDLLSPLIQLVKTGFTKAVQRLDGMYALLIVSKIAACDIKAEDTMVKEKLWTLISQHEPSLVQINMASKLSSDDCVLCVELLEVLLVEHSSRVLEAFSVKPLSQLLLFLLCHSSWNVRRSAYNSVTKIFHTTSQFATTLLDEFSGFLSLTQEKIVSSRTSDRDNSVDQQAPLVPSVEVLVKALIVISSAAVAGPPSSWIDRAIFCSHHPIIVGTGKRDAVWKRLQKCLKTCGLDVATFLSTNGQSVCKRLLGPMGLVSPRTSEQQAAVYALSTMMSLAPEDTFTVFKMHMQELPDRLSHDMLSMTDIKIFQTPEGMLSSEQGVYVAETIGAKHTKPETISNHSLKKGLASRDAANSGRRDSTKLTKKADKGKTPKEEARELMLKEEASIREKVHMIQKNLSLVLHALGEMCLANPVFCHSQLPSLARFLDPLLRSHIVGDAAFENMVKLARCTVQPLCNWALEIATALRLIAIDEVDASSDFRPSVDKAGKTYEGLFERIVNGLSVSCKSSPLPVDSFTFIFPILERILLSSKRTTLHDDVLRILYMHLDPMLPLPRLRMISVLYHVLGVVPAYQASIGPALNELCLGLQADDVANALYGVYSKDVHVRMACLNAVKCIPAVSKYSLPQNVDIATNIWIAVHDPEKSVAETADDIWARYGYDLGTDYSGIFKALSHINLNVRLAAAEALAAALHESPTSIQLSLSTLFSLYIRDATTSGEDVIHAGWIGRQGIALALQSAADVLTTKDLPAVMTFLISRALADPNPDVRGRMINAGIMIIDKHGKENVSLLFPIFENYLNKKASDEEAYDLVREGVVIFTGALAKHLAKDDPKVLTVVEKLLEVLDTPSESVQRAVSTCLSPLVQSKKEDSPALFSRLLDKLMKSDKYGERRGAAFGLAGVVMGFGISSLKQYGLVVTLQEALIDRNLAKRREGALLAFECLCEKLGKLFEPYVIKMLPLLLVSFSDQVGAVREAAECAARAMMSHLSAYGVKLVLPSLLKGLEDKAWRTKQSSVQLLGAMAFCNPQQLSQCLPGVVPKLTEVLTDTHPKVQSAGQLALQQVGSVIKNPEISSLVPTLLLALTDPNEYTRHSLDILLQTTFVNSVDAPSLALLVPIVHRGLRERSSETKKKASQIVGNMCSLVTEPKDMIPYIGLLLPEVKKVLVDPIPEVRSVAARAVGSLIRGMGEDNFPDLVPWLFETLKSDTSNVERSGAAQGLSEVLAALGTEYFENVLPDLIRHCSHQKASVRDGYLTLFKFLPRSLGAQFQNYLQLVLPAILDGLADENESVRDAALGAGHVLVEHHAITSLPLLLPAVEDGIFNDNWRIRQSSVELLGDLLFKVAGTSGKALLEGGSDDEGASTEAQGRAIIDILGMDKRNEVLAALYMVRTDVSLSVRQAALHVWKTIVANTPKTLKEIMPILMSTLISSLASPSSERRQVAGRSLGELVRKLGERVLPLIIPILAKGLKDPDVDKRQGVCIGLNEVMASAGRSQLLSFMDQLIPTIRTALCDSSLEVRESAGLAFSTLYKSAGLQAMDEIIPTLLEALEDDEMSNTALDGLKQIISVRTAAVLPHILPKLVHLPLSALNAHAIGALAEVAGAGFNTHLGTILPALLSAMGDENKEVQELAQEAAQRVVLVIDEEGVETLLSELLKGVSDSQASIRRSSSYLIGYFFKSSKLYLVDEAPNMISTLIVMLSDSDSTTVAVSWEALARVIGSVPKEVLPSYIKLVRDAVSTARDKERRKRKGGYVVISGLCLPKSLKPLLPVFLQGLISGSAELREQAALGLGELIEVTSEEALKEFVIPITGPLIRIIGDRFPWQVKSAILATLIILIQRGGMALKPFLPQLQTTFVKCLQDPTRTIRSSAALALGKLSALSTRIDPLVGDLTTSFVAADSGVREAILSAMRGVIKHAGKSIGPAVRIRIFDLIKELMHNDDDQVRIFATSMLGVLSQYLEAAQLSVLLQEIISLSTSPKWSSRHGSVLCIASLLKHNPSTIMTSPLFSAVLNSLKSSLKDEKFPLRETSTKALGRLLLHQLAIEPSNTARVVIDILSSIVSALHDDSSEVRRRALSSLKAFAKNNPAATIANVSVIGPPLAECLKDGSTPVRLAAERCAMHVFQLTKGAENVQAAQKYITGLDARRLSKLPEQSDDSDDSEDDDGRG